A region of Drosophila suzukii chromosome 2L, CBGP_Dsuzu_IsoJpt1.0, whole genome shotgun sequence DNA encodes the following proteins:
- the Myo28B1 gene encoding myosin-VIIa isoform X3: protein MSEFVRQHGEYVWVKPQNTTSEFAVPFGARIVRTEKTQTLVCDDQNKQFWVPAGDVLKAMHITSQEGVEDMITLGDLQEYTILRNLQHRYAKQLIYTYTGSMLVAINPYQILPIYTNREIQLYRNKSLAELPPHIFAISDNAFQRLQRLKENQCVVISGESGAGKTESTKLILQYLAAISGKHSWIEQQILEANPIMEAFGNAKTVRNDNSSRFGKYIEIRFTPEGAIQGARIQQYLLEKSRIVFQSRDERNYHIFYCMLAGLWGPERERLKLQEQSPSEYHYLAQGGCFTLPGKEDAKDFADIRAAMKVLSFKPEEVWSILSLLAAILHLGNLRFTATEVANLEAAEIDDTPNLQRVAQLLGIPTAPLNAALTQRTIFVHGEHVTTSLSKEAALEGRDAFVKSLYDGIFVRIVRRINETINKQVDRPMNSIGVLDIFGFENFDNNSFEQLCINYANENLQQFFVGHIFKMEQDEYQNEHINWQHIEFQDNQQILDLIGMKPMNLMSLIDEESKFPKGTDQTLLEKLHVQHGNRSIYVKGKTTQTSLFGIRHYAGVVMYNPLGFLEKNRDSFSSDLRTLVQRSANKYLVDIFPHEMPMDTAKKQPTLCVKFRNSLDMLMRTLSQAHPYFIRCIKPNEFKEPKNFDKELCVRQLRYSGMMETARIRRAGYPIRHAYRAFVERYRLLVPPVGPLENCDCRKVAREICEAALAADSDRQYGKTKLFLRDEDDASLELQRSQVMLKSIVTIQRGIRRVLFRRYMKRYREAIITVQRYWRGRLQRRKYQIMRQGFHRLGACIAAQQLTTKFTMIRCRTIKLQALSRGYLVRKDFKQKLLEKRQQQQLKKEELRKLAKIKEAEELLRLKQLKEQKEKEQKELEEKRLKEEQRLKAEAATRNALAMAAVQQPMRTRSLKKEAPKAPTLQARMSLPPAPTTLIAAPPLATRPASAATRINTIPESPGTIDVESSKQMVDDVFRFLNDEPDAALRKLNNISSGDTIRLPKPVPSNIDTSDFSYLKYAATYFCGGATPQHERNPLKKSLLKHELPVDEMASKAIWLTILRFMGDMMDIPTSPSFHSYDNESLMSDLSSLLNSSGSYKPRLFVRQTQRRPVKFMGKEQKEAEEFYQHWLNIPSSHLDKLHFIIGHGILKENLRDEILAQICKQLYLNPRRSSYSRGWLLLSLCLSCFAPSSDFEPHLRSFMKQGTAQLQAAPSLQRLERTLLNGPRCQPPSLFEIQAIRGRQPLKLDIHLMDGHQRRLQVDAASTAREAVHQLCQGLGLTDTFGFGLVMSLNGKLMPLGAGQEHILDAISECEQRQLVVPWKLYLRKEMFATWYDPSVDPKATQLIYKQILNGLKCGEYRCRSEKDIAMVCALACFIEHGPGEILRLKPSEITAFVPSDLLAPGERAIENWSRLIAVTYEKSSYVREEHEDLLLEAQKRAKEDICLFAHLTWPMRHSRLFEVVRKEGPKLQSDELMLGINSTGLFLIDETEQVLASCSFGELLKVNLEGNDELHVMTFQHVNFVLQCSTAQDANEVIKYMLDNLRQRSSYGVALDQVAEGDQEDFLALSPGDLIEFEAGVTGAQLLKGNPQDCYRGCVNGHWGQFAAGNVRILATLTKPSEKLQDILKEGRFEEPPKPTPRANHLRRRQHNISQLAETQFREPLDSDKASLSKFSPEPLKAPLLKAVVKVPPLFQQALVIHHHILKYMGDIARNNLPVNTDLIFQPALQHPLLCDELYCQLMKQLTDNPSIESEKRGWDLLYLATGLVAPSVLVMRELIILLRMRADALADACLKRLKRSLAQGQRKQAPHLIEVEGIQQRCLHIYHKIYFPDDTVEAFEIESHTRGAELIADIAHRLELKSAVGYSIFLKTGDRVYAMPEEDFVFDFITQLIYWLRQQKTVRSISDGHYQLHFMRKLWLKNLPGKDPNGDVIFSYPQELHKYLKGYYPIDCEQASLLAGLLYSADHDVSLQRLPEVLPRLVPEDLIPLQTVAEWRQQILPKLHRDHLTEDDAKLLFLQELSHFSCFGSTFFVVKQQNDDTLPETLLVAINSSGFHLLDPQTKETLRSYEYSQLGIWSSGKNHFHIRFGNMIGASKLLCSTTQGYKMDDLLASYVRYFNENV from the exons GGCGAGTATGTGTGGGTAAAGCCGCAGAATACAACCAGTGAATTTGCCGTGCCATTTGGGGCTCGCATTGTGCGAACGGAGAAAACGCAGACCCTAGTTTGCGATGATCAGAACAAGCAGTTCTGGGTGCCAGCAGGAGATGTCCTGAAGGCCATGCATATTACCTCGCAGGAGGGTGTGGAGGATATGATCACATTGGGAGACTTACAGGAGTATACCATACTGAGGAACCTGCAGCATCGCTATGCCAAGCAGTTAATTTAT ACGTATACTGGTTCTATGTTGGTGGCCATCAATCCCTACCAGATTCTGCCCATCTACACGAATCGCGAAATTCAGCTGTACAGGAACAAGTCCCTAGCTGAACTACCTCCTCACATTTTCGCCATTAGCGACAATGCCTTTCAAAGACTGCAAAGACTTAAGGAAAATCAATGTGTGGTTATTAGTGGGGAATCGGGTGCCGGAAAGACAGAGAGCACCAAATTGATACTGCAGTACCTGGCCGCAATTAGTGGTAAACACTCTTGGATTGAGCAGCAAATTTTAGAGGCCAATCCCATTATGGAGGCCTTTGGAAATGCCAAGACTGTGCGGAATGACAACTCCTCGAGATTCGGAAAGTACATCGAGATTAGATTTACACCAGAGGGCGCCATTCAGGGAGCGAGAATCCAGCAATATCTTCTGGAAAAATCCCGAATTGTTTTCCAGAGTCGTGATGAACGCAATTATCACATTTTCTACTGCATGCTGGCGGGACTTTGGGGTCCAGAAAGAGAACGTCTTAAGCTACAGGAACAGTCCCCCAGTGAATATCATTATTTGGCCCAAGGAGGATGCTTCACTTTGCCCGGAAAGGAAGATGCTAAGGATTTTGCCGATATTCGGGCAGCCATGAAGGTTCTTTCATTTAAGCCTGAAGAAGTGTGGAGTATTCTAAGCCTACTGGCGGCCATCCTGCACCTGGGTAACCTGAGATTCACGGCCACGGAGGTGGCCAACTTGGAAGCAGCTGAGATAGACGACACACCAAATCTGCAGAGAGTGGCTCAGTTATTGGGAATACCCACCGCTCCCCTAAATGCTGCTCTCACCCAAAGAACGATCTTTGTGCATGGTGAACATGTGACCACCAGTTTGTCCAAGGAAGCTGCTCTCGAAGGACGTGATGCTTTCGTAAAGTCCCTATACGATGGCATTTTTGTGCGAATTGTGCGAAGAATCAATGAGACTATAAACAAGCAAGTAGATCGGCCCATGAATAGCATAGGAGTTCTGGATATCTTTGGATTCGAGAACTTCGACAACAACAGCTTTGAGCAACTGTGCATCAACTATGCCAATGAAAATCTTCAGCAGTTTTTCGTGGGACACATCTTCAAG ATGGAGCAGGATGAGTACCAGAACGAGCACATCAACTGGCAGCACATTGAGTTCCAGGATAATCAGCAAATTCTTGACCTGATTGGCATGAAACCCATGAATTTGATGTCTCTGATTGACGAGGAGTCCAAGTTTCCCAAGGGAACTGATCAAACTCTGCTCGAAAAGCTTCATGTCCAGCATGGTAACAGGTCCATTTACGTTAAGGGAAAAACCACCCAGACATCGCTTTTTGGTATCCGTCATTATGCCGGCGTGGTAATGTACAATCCGTTGGGCTTCCTCGAAAAGAATCGCGATTCTTTCAGTAGTGATCTGAGGACTCTGGTTCAGAGATCCGCGAATAAGTATCTGGTTGATATATTCCCACACGAAATGCCCATGGATACGGCCAAGAAGCAGCCCACTTTGTGCGTGAAATTCAGGAACTCTCTGGACATGCTGATGCGCACTTTGTCGCAGGCACATCCCTACTTTATACGATGCATCAAACCAAATGAATTCAAGGAACCAAAG AACTTCGATAAGGAGCTGTGTGTGCGACAACTGCGCTACTCCGGAATGATGGAAACCGCTCGCATTCGAAGGGCGGGCTACCCGATCCGCCACGCCTACCGTGCCTTCGTGGAGAGATACCGGCTACTGGTGCCACCTGTTGGACCTCTGGAAAATTGTGACTGCCGGAAGGTGGCAAGGGAGATTTGCGAGGCTGCTCTAGCCGCCGATTCCGATCGCCAGTACGGAAAAACCAAGCTTTTCCTGAGGGACGAGGATGATGCCAGTCTAGAACTGCAAAGGTCTCAGGTGATGCTCAAGAGCATTGTGACCATTCAGCGAGGTATCAGAAGGGTTCTATTCCGACGCTACATGAAGAGGTATCGGGAGGCCATCATTACGGTTCAGAGATATTGGCGGGGCCGCCTGCAACGTCGTAAGTACCAGATAATGCGGCAGGGATTCCATCGGTTGGGAGCCTGTATAGCAGCTCAGCAGTTGACCACCAAGTTCACGATGATCCGATGCCGAACTATAAAGCTGCAGGCCTTGAGTCGGGGTTATCTGGTACGCAAGGACTTCAAGCAGAAGTTGCTGGAGAAAcgacaacagcagcaactgAAGAAGGAGGAGCTACGCAAGCTGGCCAAGATTAAGGAGGCCGAGGAGCTGCTGCGATTGAAGCAACTAAAGGAGCAGAAGGAGAAGGAGCAAAAGGAACTGGAGGAGAAGCGATTGAAGGAGGAGCAGAGACTCAAGGCGGAGGCAGCCACCCGAAATGCCCTGGCCATGGCTGCAGTGCAGCAACCGATGAGAACCAGGTCACTAAAGAAAGAGGCTCCTAAAGCTCCCACCCTCCAGGCCCGTATGTCCCTGCCACCAGCACCCACCACCCTGATAGCAGCCCCTCCACTGGCAACCCGACCCGCCAGTGCCGCCACCCGAATAAACACCATACCCGAGAGCCCAGGAACCATCGATGTGGAGTCCTCCAAACAGATGGTGGACGACGTGTTCCGGTTCCTTAATGATGAGCCCGAT GCTGCCTTGAGGAAACTTAATAACATTTCTTCTGGCGATACAATACGCCTACCTAAGCCAGTACCAAGTAATATCGACACCTCAGACTTTAGCTATTTAAAGTATGCGGCGACTTACTTCTGCGGTGGAGCCACTCCCCAGCATGAAAGAAATCCCCTGAAAAAATCCCTATTAAAGCATGAGCTTCCTGTAGATGAGATGGCCTCTAAA GCCATTTGGTTGACTATCCTTCGCTTTATGGGCGATATGATGGATATCCCTACCTCGCCTTCTTTTCACTCGTACGATAATGAAAGTCTTATGAGTGACTTGTCAAGCCTCCTAAATTCCTCTGGCTCTTATAAACCCCGATTATTTGTGCGTCAAACACAAAGACGTCCCGTAAAATTTATGGGAAAAGAGCAGAAGGAAGCCGAGGAATTCTACCAGCACTGGCTCAACATTCCCAGTAGTCACCTTGACAAACTGCATTTTATTATAGGGCACGGCATACTTAAGGAAAACTTAAG AGATGAAATCCTTGCTCAAATCTGCAAGCAGCTATATCTTAACCCTAGGAGGAGTTCCTATTCCCGTGGATGGTTGCTACTTTCACTTTGCTTGAGCTGTTTTGCACCCAGCAGCGATTTTGAGCCACACTTGCGTAGTTTTATGAAGCAGGGAACTGCCCAACTGCAGGCCGCTCCTTCCCTGCAGCGTTTGGAGAGAACTTTGTTGAATGGACCCCGCTGTCAGCCTCCAAGCCTTTTTGAAATTCAAGCCATCCGTGGTCGTCAGCCCCTCAAGTTGGACATTCACCTGATGGATGGTCATCAGAGAAGGTTGCAGGTGGATGCGGCCAGCACAGCTCGAGAGGCAGTGCATCAACTGTGTCAGGGTTTGGGACTGACCGATACTTTTGGGTTTGGACTGGTGATGTCATTGAACGGGAAGCTAATGCCACTCGGAGCTGGACAGGAGCATATACTAGATGCCATTTCGGAGTGTGAGCAACGTCAGCTGGTTGTCCCTTGGAAGCTCTATCTCCGCAAGGAAATGTTTGCCACCTGGTATGATCCATCGGTGGATCCTAAGGCCACTCAGCTCATCTACAAGCAAATCCTGAATGGCTTAAAGTGCGGAGAGTATCGTTGTCGTTCTGAGAAGGACATAGCTATGGTGTGCGCCCTGGCCTGCTTTATAGAACACGGACCCGGGGAGATCCTTCGGCTGAAACCCTCGGAGATTACTGCATTTGTGCCAAGCGATCTCCTGGCTCCCGGTGAGCGAGCTATTGAGAACTGGAGTCGCCTAATCGCCGTCACATATGAGAAAAGCTCTTACGTAAGGGAAGAACATGAGGACCTACTTTTGGAGGCTCAGAAGAGGGCCAAAGAGGATATCTGCCTGTTTGCCCACCTGACTTGGCCCATGAGGCATTCTCGActttttgaagtggttcgcAAGGAGGGACCAAAACTCCAGAGCGACGAACTGATGCTGGGCATCAATTCCACTGGTCTTTTCCTTATAGACGAAACCGAACAGGTGCTGGCCTCCTGTAGTTTCGGCGAGCTCCTAAAAGTTAATTTGGAAGGTAATGATGAGCTGCATGTGATGACCTTCCAACACGTCAACTTTGTACTGCAGTGCAGCACAGCTCAGGACGCCAACGAGGTGATAAAATACATGCTAGATAATCTCCGTCAGCGTTCGAGCTACGGAGTGGCTCTTGATCAGGTCGCAGAGGGAGATCAAGAGGATTTCTTGGCACTATCCCCCGGTGACCTCATCGAGTTCGAGGCAGGTGTAACAGGTGCACAGTTACTAAAAGGCAATCCCCAAGACTGCTACAGGGGCTGTGTCAATGGACATTGGGGTCAGTTTGCTGCTGGAAATGTTCGCATTTTAGCCACCCTCACAAAACCAAGCGAAAAACTGCAAGATATTTTAAAGGAGGGCAGATTTGAAGAACCACCGAAACCAACACCAAGAGCCAATCACTTGCGACGTCGTCAACACAATATCTCTCAGCTGGCTGAGACACAATTCAGGGAGCCATTAGA TTCCGATAAGGCTTCCCTCTCAAAGTTTTCGCCTGAGCCACTGAAGGCTCCTCTGCTTAAAGCTGTAGTTAAGGTGCCACCACTTTTCCAACAAGCTCTGGTTATTCATCATCACATTCTTAAA TACATGGGCGACATAGCAAGGAACAATCTGCCGGTTAACACGGACCTCATCTTCCAGCCCGCCCTGCAGCATCCGCTCCTGTGTGATGAGCTGTACTGCCAGCTGATGAAGCAGCTGACCGATAACCCTTCGATTGAAAGCGAAAAGCGGGGCTGGGATCTGCTTTACTTGGCCACCGGCTTGGTAGCTCCCAGTGTCCTGGTTATGAGGGAGCTGATCATCCTGCTGCGCATGCGTGCAGATGCCCTCGCAGATGCCTGCCTCAAGCGATTAAAGCGATCCCTGGCCCAGGGTCAACGGAAACAGGCTCCACATCTCATCGAGGTTGAGGGCATTCAGCAGCGCTGCCTGCACATCTACCACAAGATATATTTTCCCGATGATACAGTTGAAGCCTTCGAGATCGAatcacacacccggggagcaGAGCTCATAGCGGACATAGCCCATCGGTTGGAGCTCAAGTCGGCGGTGGGCTATAGTATTTTCTTAAAGACAGGCGACAGAGTTTATGCCATGCCAGAGGAGGATTTTGTATTTGATTTCATCACCCAACTAATCTACTGGCTAAGGCAGCAGAAGACCGTACGATCCATCTCCGATGGTCACTACCAGCTGCACTTCATGCGGAAGTTGTGGTTAAAAAATCTTCCAGGGAAGGACCCGAATGGAGATGTGATCTTCAGCTATCCCCAAGAACTGCACAAGTACTTGAAGGGCTACTATCCCATCGATTGCGAGCAGGCCTCGCTTCTCGCCGGTCTTTTGTACAGTGCGGATCATGACGTAAGCTTGCAGAGGTTGCCGGAAGTGCTGCCACGTTTAGTACCAGAGGACTTGATACCACTTCAAACTGTGGCTGAGTGGAGGCAACAAATCCTGCCAAAACTCCATCGCGACCATTTGACTGAGGATGATGCCAAGCTACTATTCCTTCAGGAACTTTCGCATTTCTCTTGTTTCGGCTCCACTTTCTTTGTGGTGAAGCAACAAAACGACGATACCCTTCCGGAAACGTTGCTAGTCGCCATCAACAGTTCGGGATTCCATCTGTTGGACCCGCAAACCAAAGAGACCCTTCGCAGCTACGAGTACTCCCAGTTAGGCATTTGGAGCTCAGGCAAAAACCACTTCCACATCCGGTTCGGTAATATGATCGGAGCCTCGAAGCTGCTGTGCAGTACAACCCAAGGTTACAAAATGGACGACTTGCTGGCCTCATACGTGAGGTATTTTAATGAAAATGTGTAA